CCGGCGCAGGCCTCGGGGGAGGGGTCCAGGAAGCGGAAGGAAAGGCCTAAGGGATAGCCCGCCAGGGCCAGCATCCTCCCCAGCTGCCCCCCGCCCAGGATGCCCAGCCTCATCCTTCCTCCCGGGGGTCGGGGTGGGCCAAGACGGCTTCGGTCTGGGCCCTCCGGTAGGCCTCGAGGCGCTCCATCACCTCAGGGTGGGAAAGCCCCACGATGCTGGCGGCGAGAAGGGCGGCGTTCACCGCTCCCGCCCTTCCGATGGCCAGGGTGCCCACGGGGATGCCTGCAGGCATCTGCACCATGGAAAGGAGGGAATCCAGGCCCTTTAAGGCCTGGCTTTCCACCGGCACCCCCAGCACGGGCAAGGGGGTGTGGGCGGCGGTCATCCCCGGGAGGTGGGCGGCTCCTCCAGCCCCAGCGATGATCACCAAAAGACCACGCTCCCTGGCGGTTTTGGCGTACTCCGCCATGAGGTCCGGGGTGCGGTGGGCGGAGACCACCCGCACCTCATAGGGGACGCCCAGGGCCTCCAGGGTCTCCGCCGCATGGCGCAGGGTTTCCCAGTCAGACTTAGAACCCATGATCACGCCCACCAAAGGCCGCATCGTACCGGATTGTACCAAGCCTTCCCCCTCGTGGTAAAAGGCAGGCCATGGATGCCTTGGAACTCCTTCGCCTCAACCTCCTTTCCCCCATGGTGCTGGCCTTCGCCCTGGGGGTGGCGGCCCGGCTTCTCAAAAGCGACCTGGCCTTCCCCGAGGCCCTGTACACGGCCTTATCCATTTACCTGCTCTTCGCCATCGGCTTCAAAGGGGGGGTGGAGCTTTCCAAAACGCCCCTGGCCACGGTGCTTCTTCCCGCCCTCGCCACCTTGGGCCTGGGGCTTTTCCGACCCCTTTCCAGTTACGCTCTGGCCCGCCGTCTTCTGGCCCTGGGCCGGGTGGATGCGGGCGCTTTAGCCGCCCACTACGGCTCCGTTTCCGCGGTGACCTTTCTGGCGGCCCTCACCTTTGCCCAAGGGGTGGGCCACAGGCCCGAGGGGTTCTTGCCCACCTTGGTGGCCCTTTTGGAGGTGCCGGGTATCGTGGTGGCCCTGCTCTTGGCCAAGCGGGGGGGTGGGAACCTGTGTGAAGCCCTTCGGGAGGTCCTCACCGGGAGGAGCGTGGTCCTCCTGGTGGGGGGGCTTCTCATCGGGGCCCTTTCCGGGGAGGGGGGGATGGACCGGGTAAAACCCTTCTTTGTGGATCCCTTCTATGGGGTCCTCACCCTTTTCCTGCTGGATCTGGGGATGGTGGCGGCCTCGAGGTTCGCCACCTTAAGGCAGGTGGGCTTCCGCCTGGTGCTCTACGGAACCCTCCTTCCCCTCTTCCATGGGGCCATAGGGGTCTATCTGGGCCACCTGGTGGGATTTTCTGCGGGCGGGGCTACCGTCTTGGGGGCTATGGCGGCCAGCAGCAGCTACATCGCCGCCCCCGCCGCCGTGCGCATCGCCTTGCCGGAGGCCAACCCCAGCCTGTATCTGGCGGCAAGCCTGGCGGTGACCTTTCCCTTTAACCTGGTCTTGGGCATTCCCATCTACCATGCCTTGGCCCAATGGATGGGAGGGTGAAGCATGGACCTGGTGCCTTTGAAGCTGGTGACCATCGTGGCGGAAAGCATCCTGGAGAAGAAGCTGGTGGAGGAGGTGAAGCGCCTGGGGGCCAAGGGGTACACCATCGTGCCCGCCAGGGGAGAGGGTTCCCGGGGCATGCGCAGCCTGGATTGGGAAGGGCAGAACATCCGCCTGGAAACCATCGTCCCCGAGGAGGTGGCTCTGAGAATCCTGGCCCGTTTGCAGGAGGCTTACTTTCCCCATTACGCCGTGATTGCCTACGTGGAGAACGTCTGGGTGGTACGGGGGGAGAAGTACATCTAGGCTTTGGGTCCTCGGCGCAGAAGGGGAAGAAGGGCGAGGAGGAGCAGTACGGACCAGAGGAGCCAGGCGGGGAGCCTTTCTCCCAGGAAATAGGCGAAGAGGAC
The Thermus caldifontis DNA segment above includes these coding regions:
- a CDS encoding P-II family nitrogen regulator, with product MDLVPLKLVTIVAESILEKKLVEEVKRLGAKGYTIVPARGEGSRGMRSLDWEGQNIRLETIVPEEVALRILARLQEAYFPHYAVIAYVENVWVVRGEKYI
- the purE gene encoding 5-(carboxyamino)imidazole ribonucleotide mutase; protein product: MRPLVGVIMGSKSDWETLRHAAETLEALGVPYEVRVVSAHRTPDLMAEYAKTARERGLLVIIAGAGGAAHLPGMTAAHTPLPVLGVPVESQALKGLDSLLSMVQMPAGIPVGTLAIGRAGAVNAALLAASIVGLSHPEVMERLEAYRRAQTEAVLAHPDPREEG
- a CDS encoding sodium-dependent bicarbonate transport family permease; the protein is MDALELLRLNLLSPMVLAFALGVAARLLKSDLAFPEALYTALSIYLLFAIGFKGGVELSKTPLATVLLPALATLGLGLFRPLSSYALARRLLALGRVDAGALAAHYGSVSAVTFLAALTFAQGVGHRPEGFLPTLVALLEVPGIVVALLLAKRGGGNLCEALREVLTGRSVVLLVGGLLIGALSGEGGMDRVKPFFVDPFYGVLTLFLLDLGMVAASRFATLRQVGFRLVLYGTLLPLFHGAIGVYLGHLVGFSAGGATVLGAMAASSSYIAAPAAVRIALPEANPSLYLAASLAVTFPFNLVLGIPIYHALAQWMGG